The Streptomyces sp. V3I7 genome segment GGGACCGTCCACCCGCCGCTCCACCACCTCGTAGCCGTACCGCGGATAGATCTTCTGGTTCTCCCACATCAGGGCATTGGTGTAGAGCCGCACCTCGCTCAGCCCCAACTCCCGCGCGCGGACGTCCACGAAGCGCAGCAACCGCCCGCCGACGCCGGTGCCGTGCGCGTCGGGGCGGACGGCGATGCTGTCGAGAAACAGGTGGTCCGAAAACGCCTCGACCACGACGAGACCGATCACGGGCGACCCGGTGACGAACACCTTTCCGCCCGCCACGTTCGCCATGTGGTCCGCCTCCATGGGTTGTGGCACTACTCCGATGCGCTCGATGTAGTGGTGGTACGCCATGTCGGTCACGGCCTTCACGGCCGGCACGTCGGCGGCGACGGCCGCGCGGACCCCCGCGCTCTGGACCCCTTCATGTGTCATGCCGCGCACAGTACCCATCAAAGCCCGGGGCCTGACCGGCGGTTCGGCCGGTCAGGCCCCGGGGATGCGCACGACCTCGGAGTCGGCCTCAGCTGAAGACCGACGCGCAGGTGGTGGGGGTGGCGTGCGCGGGGTCGAGGGCGTTGGCGACCTCGTGGAAGGCGATCCGGTCGGTGGTGCCGATCGCCACGTGCTCGGAGAGGTCGAGCGAGCACAGGTCCTGGAGCAGGACGTTCTTGACGTCCGTTCCGCTCAGGAACTGGCTGCGCCAGGGGGTGACCACCTCGTCGTACTTGGTGGCGATGACGGTGTAGTGGACGCCGGGGACG includes the following:
- a CDS encoding GNAT family N-acetyltransferase; translation: MTHEGVQSAGVRAAVAADVPAVKAVTDMAYHHYIERIGVVPQPMEADHMANVAGGKVFVTGSPVIGLVVVEAFSDHLFLDSIAVRPDAHGTGVGGRLLRFVDVRARELGLSEVRLYTNALMWENQKIYPRYGYEVVERRVDGPCDRIHYRKRLD